The genomic interval GCGGACCGCGCGCTCGCCGCGGTGGGCGGCGGTCACCGCGCGGCGCAGCGAGCGGGCGGTCCAGGAGTCGTCCGGCACCACCGCCAGCGCCGAGGCCACGACCGTGACCACCGGCGCCCCGGCCATGGCCGCCGCGACGCCGGCCGCCACCGCCTGCCCGCCGTAGATGCCCTCCCCGTCGTGGCTGACCGAGCCGTCGACCGCCGCGAGCCGGGCCGCCTCGTCGGGACGCCCGGCCGCGTGGACGCCGTACGGCGCCGCCCGCATCGCCAGGCCGTCGCTCCAGGCGTGCCGGTGCTGGGCGGAGATGGGCGCGGCCAGCCCCCGGCGCAGGTTCTCCAGCGTGCCGCGCTCGCTGAAGCCGGCGCCGCGGAAGGGGCCCTCGGCGCGGTCCGCGATCCACTCGTGCCAGGCCGCCTCCACGTGCGCGGGGGTGAGCGCGGAGCCGTGCCGGGCGGCCAGCAGACCGGAGAAGATCGCGTACTCGGTGTCGTCCGTGCCGGCCGGGGGATCGCTCACGTAGCCCGTGATGCGGCCCCATTTCGCGCGGATCTCGGAGGGCTTCATGTTCTCGGCGGGGGCGCCCAGCGCGTCGCCGACGGCCAGGCCGAGCAGCGCGCCGCGGGCCCGTTCGCGGAGCCCCGGGGCGTCCCCGGGCGCGGGCGCCGAGGGGATGCGGGCGGTCGATGCCATACGCGGCCTTCCTCTCAGGCGCGCCCCGCGGGGCGCGGGCCCTTTGCGGAACTGTCCCCGGTGCCGTGTCCGCCGCAGCCTCGGGCGCCGGAGCGTCACCCGGACGACATCCGCGGGGCCGTTCGCGCGGGCGGGGGCGGAGGACGAAACCGCTGGTTAGCCCAGCCTTTCCTTGCTGGCAGGGGGGTCCGCCGAGGCGTAGACTGGGTGACGTCAAAAGTTAGAACCAGTCCAAAACAGAGTCCGCATCACGTGCGAGCCGGCGCCCGGACGAGGGCGCCCGAGGAAGTCCAGGGGGACCCGGCATGGCCATCATCGAGACCGAGGCGACGCTCCACGAGGCGCACCGCGACAACCACACCCACCGCGACGTGAACGGCGGATGGCTGCGCCCCGCGGTGTTCGGCGCCATGGACGGACTGGTCTCCAACCTCGCCCTGATGGCCGGCGTCGCCGGCGGATCCGCCGGCCAGCAGACCGTCGTCCTCAGCGGCCTCGCCGGACTGGCCGCCGGCGCCTTCTCCAT from Streptomyces sp. DH-12 carries:
- a CDS encoding ADP-ribosylglycohydrolase family protein, producing the protein MASTARIPSAPAPGDAPGLRERARGALLGLAVGDALGAPAENMKPSEIRAKWGRITGYVSDPPAGTDDTEYAIFSGLLAARHGSALTPAHVEAAWHEWIADRAEGPFRGAGFSERGTLENLRRGLAAPISAQHRHAWSDGLAMRAAPYGVHAAGRPDEAARLAAVDGSVSHDGEGIYGGQAVAAGVAAAMAGAPVVTVVASALAVVPDDSWTARSLRRAVTAAHRGERAVRAAVVVGGYPWTDLAPEAVALAFGAYAAADGDFAHAVLTAVNMGRDADTTAAVAGALAGATQGVAAVPEHWAAAIAPARGTCLPAMAGHHVLDIADLLTPETPT